One Solea solea chromosome 5, fSolSol10.1, whole genome shotgun sequence genomic window carries:
- the dbx1a gene encoding homeobox protein DBX1-A — translation MMIPSAIAPPALYPGLYRPAALPLHQTLPSAFQTHSSFLVEDLLRISRPTAFISRTVPSASVTLPTATATLSFSCMPAERTMAAMTRESLSPKTTLPSSKDPTFLKFGVSAILAPSPKTASLPPSIHNMHSKTFPFPCFDGTFHPIFRTPYLPASSSVVPIPGTFSWPLAARGKPRRGMLRRAVFSDVQRKALEKMFQKQKYISKPDRKKLASKLGLKDSQVKIWFQNRRMKWRNSKERELLSSGGCREQTLPTKANPHPDLSDVGKKSSAEDDEEEEEVFARERVRSTGSSISSPSLSSKHSDFSESDDGEITVS, via the exons ATGATGATCCCAAGCGCCATCGCGCCTCCTGCGCTCTACCCGGGGCTCTACCGACCCGCGGCTCTGCCGCTCCATCAGACCCTGCCGTCTGCCTTCCAGACCCACTCCAGCTTTTTAGTTGAGGATCTGCTGCGCATAAGCCGCCCCACCGCCTTCATAAGCCGGACTGTTCCCTCAGCGAGTGTCACTCTGCCCACTGCCACCGCCACCCTGTCCTTCAGCTGCATGCCAGCAGAGCGTACGATGGCCGCGATGACGCGTGAGTCGTTATCACCGAAAACGACGCTGCCGAGCAGCAAGGACCCAACTTTCCTTAAGTTTGGAGTGAGTGCCATCCTCGCACCGTCACCAAAGACCG CTTCTCTACCACCTTCAATCCACAACATGCACTCCAAGACCTTCCCTTTCCCCTGCTTTGACGGAACTTTTCACCCCATCTTCAGGACGCCTTATTTACCAG CATCTTCGTCAGTGGTTCCCATCCCTGGGACTTTTTCGTGGCCCCTGGCCGCCAGAGGGAAACCCCGGAGAGGAATGCTGAGGAGAGCGGTGTTCTCTGACGTCCAGCGCAAGGCCTTGGAGAAAATGTTCCAGAAACAGAAATATATCAGCAAACCCGACAGGAAGAAACTGGCCTCCAAACTTGGCCTAAAAGACTCGCAG GTGAAAATCTGGTTCCAGAATCGGCGGATGAAGTGGAGAAACTCCAAGGAACGAGAACTGCTCTCATCCGGCGGCTGCCGTGAACAGACACTACCCACCAAAGCCAACCCACACCCGGACCTGAGCGACGTGGGCAAGAAATCCTCagctgaggatgatgaggaggaagaggaggtgttCGCAAGAGAAAGAGTTAGGTCGACAGGATccagcatctcctctccttctctgtccAGTAAGCACTCAGACTTCTCAGAGTCAGATGACGGAGAAATAACAGTATcttaa